In Massilia sp. METH4, the genomic window CTTGCCCGTCACGAACCGCGAAGTAGAGCTCGACGACGAGCATGCGATCGTCTCTAAAACCGACCTCGACGGCAACATAGTCTATGTCAACCCATATTTCATCGAAGTCAGCGGTTTCACGGAAGAAGAACTGATCGGCGCGCCGCAGAATATCGTGCGGCACCCGGACATGCCGGCCGAGGCCTTCGCGGACCTGTGGGCGTCGATCCGCGCCGGCATGCCGTGGACGGGCATCGTCAAGAACCGCTGCAAGAACGGCGACCATTACTGGGTGAAGGCGAATATCACGCCGGTGCGCGAGCAAGGCCGCACGATCGGCTATATGTCGGTGCGCACCCGGCCGTCGCGCGAGCAGGTCGCCGAAGCGGCCGCTGCCTATGCCGCGCTGCGCGATGGCAGCCGCGAACTGTCGATCCGCCACGGACAGGTGATCCGCCGCGGCCTGCCGCACCTGCTGGCGCGCCTGTCGCACGTGTCGCTCGGCATGCGCATCTGGCTCTCGACCAGCGTGGTCAACGTACTGCTGCTCGGGGTTTGCCTGGCGAGCCTGTTCGCCGACGAAAACAGTGCCATCGCCCGCAACGGCATCTTCGCCGCCACCTTCGTCGGCCTGCTGATCAATGTGTTCCTGTGGTACACGCTGCGCGCCGGCATGCTGCAACCGCTGGCCCGTGCGCTGGACGGCGCCCGCGCCATCGCGGCCGGAGATTTGTCCGGCTCGTTCGACACGCACAGCACCGACGAAGTGGGCCAGCTGCTGCGCGCCCTGCAGCAAATGAACAGCAACCTGATCGCCACGATCGGCGACGTGCGCGTCAACGTCGAAACGATGGCCGTCGCCACGCGCCAGATCGCCGCCGGCAACCAGGACCTGTCGGGCCGCACGGAAGCGCAGGCCGCCAGCCTGGAGGAAACGGCATCGTCCGTCGACGAATTCTCGTCCACCGTGAAAGCCAATGCCGACAATTCGCACCAGGCCAGCGAGCTGGCCGTGGCGGCGTCGCAGGTGGCCGAGGAGGGCGGCCAGATCGTCGCCGAGGTGATCGCCACGATGGACGAGATCAACGCATCGTCGAAACGCATCGTCGACATCATCGGCCTTATCGAAGGTATCGCCTTCCAGACCAACATCCTGGCCCTGAATGCCGCCGTCGAAGCAGCCCGCGCGGGCGAACAGGGTCGCGGATTCGCCGTGGTGGCAAGCGAAGTGCGCAACCTGGCGCAGCGCTCGTCCGCCGCCGCGAAGGACATCAAGGGCCTGATCGACGCCTCCGTGGGCAAGGTCGGCACCGGCATGGAACGTGCGCACCGCGCCGGCGCCACGATGGAGCACGTGGTGTCCTCGGTGCGGCAGGTGACGACGATCATGCAGGAAATCTCGACCGCCTCGCACGAGCAGAGCCTCGGCGTGGACCAGGTCAACAAGGCGATCGCCCACATGGACGAAGTGACGCAACAGAACGCCGCCCTCGTCGAGGAAGCGGCGGCGGCCGCCAGCAGCCTCGCCGACGAGGCGCGCGGCCTGACGAACGCCGTGAGCCTGTTCAAGATCGGCAAACGCAATCAACCCCGCAAGGAGCGGCCTGGCCGCGCTCCCTCGCATGACGGGAAACACCCCGTGCAACGACTGGCCGCCTGACTGGAACCATCATGAACACCATGCCGTCCGTCCAATTCGATGCGGACATCATCAACAAGCTGTCGATGTCCGGACCGCGCTATACCTCGTACCCGACCGCCGACCGCTTCACGGCCGGTTTCGGCTACGGCAACTTCCTCGAGGCCGTGGCGGGCCTCACCTACCGCGGCGGGCGCCGCCCGCTGTCGCTGTACATCCACGTGCCGTTCTGCGACCGGCTGTGCTACTACTGCGCCTGTAACAAGATCATCACGAAGGACCGCTCCAAGGCGGCTACGTACCTGGGCTACCTGAAGCAGGAAACGGCCATGCAGGGCAAGCTGTTCGCCGGCATGAACCGCGTGGAGCAACTGCACTTCGGCGGCGGCACGCCCACCTACTTCTCGGACCGGCAGATGGACGAGCTGATGGCCCACCTGCGCCGCCACTTCGAGTTCGCGCCGGACCAGGAAGGCGAGTACTCGATCGAGATCGATCCGCGCACCGTGGACGCGCGGCGCATCCATACGCTGCGCGCGCAGGGCTTCAACCGCGTGAGCCTGGGCGTGCAGGATTTCGATCCGGATGTGCAGAAAGCCGTGAACCGCATCCAGCCGTATGAGGAAACCATGGCGGTGGTGAACGCCGCCCGCGACGCGCGCTTCCGCTCGATCAGCGTGGACCTCATCTACGGCCTGCCCAAGCAGACGATGCAGACGATGGAGCAAACGCTCTCGAAGATCATCGTGGCGAACCCGGATCGCATCGCGCTGTACAACTACGCGCACATGCCGCACCTGTTCAAGCCGCAGCGGCGCATCCTGGAAGCAGACCTGCCGGCACCGGCGGTGAAGCTGGACATGCTCGCGCTGTGCATCAGCCGCCTGACGGCCGCCGGCTATGTGTACATCGGCATGGACCATTTCGCCAAGCCGGAAGACGACCTGGCCGTGGCCCAGCGCCAGGGCCGCCTGCACCGCAACTTCCAGGGCTACTCCACGCATGCGGAAATGGACCTGGTGGCCTGCGGCGTCTCCGCCATCTCGGCCGTCAACGGCACCTACAGCCAGAACGAGAAAACGCTGGACGAGTACTACGCGAGGCTCGATGGCGGCAAGCTGCCGATCGCGCGCGGCTACCGGCTCGACAACGACGACCTGCTGCGCCGCCTCGTGATCCAGCGGCTGATGTGCAATTTCGAATTGTCCGTGGCCTCGGTCGGGCAGGGCATGGCCGTGCCGTTCCGCGACTACTTCGCCAGCGAGCTGAAGGAGCTGCAAGCCTTCGTGGCGGACGGACTCGTGACCTTCGAGGACGACTGGATCTCCGTCACGCCGAAAGGGCGCCTGTTGATCCGCAACATCTGCATGGTGTTCGACCGCCACCTGCGGCAGGCGCGCCAGCAGGCCGCCGCCGCGCCGGTGGCCGCCCAACCGCTGCGCTACTCGCGCACCATCTGAAGGACGGACATGATGGGGCTCAACCTCCTGCCCGTGCTCGCCGTCGGCCTGGCCGGCAGCGTGCATTGCGTTGGCATGTGCGGCGGGATCGTCGGTGCCCTGAGTGCCACCGCGCCGCGGCGGACGATCCCCATCGTCCCCGCCGCGCCGGCCTTGCCGATGGCCGCCGCGTTCGACGGCACGGCGCGCGTGCTCACCTATAACGCCGGCCGCATCGCCAGCTACATGATGGCTGGCGCGCTGGCCGGCGGCTTCGTGAACGGCGCCGGTGCATTGGCGCTGGCGGCGCACTGGCAAGGGGTCGCCTACCTGCTGGCCAATGCCATGCTGGTGGCGCTCGGCCTGTACCTGATGAATGCCTGGCACGGCCTGCTGCGCGTGGAGGCCGCCGGCAACCGGTTGTGGCGCCGGCTGCTGCCGGCCATGAAATACCTGCTGCCCGCCGATACCTTGCCGAAGGCCTTCGCGCTGGGCGTGCTGTGGGGCTGGGTGCCGTGCGGCATGGTGTACAGCGTGCTGCTGACGGCGCTGCTGTCCGGCTCCGCGGCGCGCGGCGCAGCCGTGATGTTCGCGTTCGGCCTCGGCACGCTGCCGATGCTGCTGGGGCTTGGCATGGCCGGGGCGCGGCTGCGCCAGGCCATGCAGCACCCCGCCGTGCGCACGGCCTGCGGAGCAATGGTGCTGGGCTTCGGCGTGCTCGGCCTCGCGCGTCATGCCTCCGGCTTGTCCCATGGCTGGCTCGACGTCCTGTGCCTGGCGGTACCCGCATGAACGCCGTGCTGAAACCGCAATGTTTCCATTGCGGCTTGCCCGTGCCGGCCGCCTCGGATTGGCACGTGACGATTGGCGGCGAGCGGCGCGACATGTGCTGCCCCGGCTGCGCCGCCGTCGCGCAGACCATCGTCGACATCGGCCAGGAGAGCTACTACAGCGAACGCACCGGTTTTGCGGCCACCGCGGAGGAAGCGGACCTCGTGCCGCCCGAGCTGCGCCTGTACGACGCCGATCCCCGATACATCGCGGGTGGCGATGGCGCCGAGAAGGAAGCCGTGCTGCTCGTCGAGGGCATCCGCTGTGCGGCCTGCGTGTGGCTGATCGAGCGGCGCCTGCTCGCGCTGCCCGGTGTTTCCGTCGCCAGCCTGAACGTGTCCACCGAAAGGCTGACGGTGCGCTGGCATCCGGACAGCGTGCAGATCTCGGCCATCCTGCAAGCGCTGCGCTCGATCGGCTACAGCGCGTGGCCGTACGACACGGCGCGCCACGAGGAACACCTGCGCAAGGCCGGCCGCACGCTGGGGCGGCAACTGTTCGTGGCCGGCCTGTCGATGATGCAGGTGATGATGTACGTGGCGCCAGCCTACCTGGCCGACGACGGCACGCTGGATGCCGACATGGCCGCGCTGATGCGCTGGGCCAGCCTGCTGCTGACGATTCCCGCCGTCCTCTATTCGGCGCAGCCATTCTTCAAGGGCGCGTGGGCCGGCCTGCGCGCCCGCGCGCTGGGCATGGACGTGCCGGTGGCGCTGGGCATCGCCGCCGCGTTCGGCGGCAGCGTGGTGGCCACGGTGCGCGGCAGCGGCGACGTGTACTTCGATTCCGTCACCATGTTCGTGTTCCTGCTGCTGGCCAGCCGCTGGCTGGAACTGCATGCGCGGCGCAAGGCAGCAGGTGCCCTGGAGCGGATGCGCCATGCGCTCCCCGCATCGGCAACGCGCTTCGCCGGCTGGCCCGCATGCGGTGCCACGAACGTGGTCAGCGCCGCCGCGCTGGTGCCGGGCGACCATGTGTTCGTCCGCACCGGCGAAGCCTTCGCGGCCGATGGCGTGATCGCCGAAGGCAGGACTTCCGTCGACCTGTCGCTGCTGACGGGTGAATCGGCGCCGCAAGCGCGCGGCCCGGGCGAGCACGTTCCCGGCGGCGCCATCAATGCCGGCCCCGCCGTGGTGCTGCTGGTGATGCAGCCGGCCGAGCACAGCACCCTGTCCGGCCTCCTGAAACTGGTGGAGGCCGCCGGCGGCGCGAAGCCGCGCATCGCTCAGTGGGCCGACCGCGTGGCTTCGCGCTTCACGGCGGCGCTGTTGCTGTTCGCTCTACTGGCGTTCGTAGCGTGGCAATTCATCGATCCAGCCCGGGCCTGGCCCGTGGCGATCGCGGTGCTGGTCGTCTCGTGCCCGTGCGCGCTGTCGCTTGCCACGCCATCGGCGCTGGCCGCCGCCACGGATGCATTGCTGGGCAAGGGCATGCTCGTCATGCAGCCGCACGTGCTGGAAACACTGCATCGCGCCACCCACGTGGTGTTCGACAAGACCGGCACGCTGACCACCGGCCGCCCCGCCGTGCAATCGGAGCATGTGTATGGCGATGCGGACCGCAACGCCTGCATCGCCATCGCGGCCGCGCTCGAGGAAGGCAGCCTGCATCCGATCGGGCGGGCGATCGCGGCGCTGAACGAGGAACTGGCACAGATGCACGGCTGGCATGCGGCCGGCCTGGCGGAAACGCCCGGCAAGGGGCTGGAAGGCACGGTGCAGGGGAAGCGTTATCGGCTCGGCAATGGCACTTTCGTCGCCGAACTGGCTGGCAGTGCGGTGCCGCCGGCGCTACCCGACCGCACCGCCGTCTACCTCGGCACCGAAGGCCGCTGGCTCGCCTGCTTCACGATCACCGATCCCTTGCGTGCCGATGCGAAGGCCACCATCGACCACTTCCGCGCGCAGGGCAAGCAGGTGGTTCTGCTGTCCGGCGACCGGCAGGTGCTGGCCGACGCGGTGGCCGCGCAGCTGGGCATCGCCAGGGCGCTGGGCGACTGCCTGCCGGCGCACAAGCTCGATTACGTGCAAGCCTTGCAACGCAAGGGCGCCGTGGTGGCGATGGTGGGCGACGGCATCAACGACGCCGCCGTGCTGGCCGCCGCCGACGTGTCGTTCGCGATGGGCACCGGTGCCGCGCTCGCGCAGGTGCATGCGGACACCGTGCTGCTGCACGGCCAGCTAGGCCTGGTGGCCGACACCGCCGCCACCGCGAGCGCCACGATGCGCGTCATTCGCCAGAACCTCGCCTGGGCCAGCATTTACAACACGCTGGCCATTCCCGCCGCCGCCCTCGGGCTGCTGGGGCCTTGGCTGTCCGGCGTCGGCATGGCCGCCAGTTCCGCGCTGGTGATCCTCAATGCGCTGCGGCTGCGCTGGAGATAGATGATGGAATCGCTGTACCTGCTCGTCCCCCTGTCCATCGCGCTGGTGTTCGGCGCGATCTGGATCTTCTTCAAGGCCTCGGACGATGGCCAGTTCGACGACCTCGAAGGCCCCGCCCTGCGCATCCTGCAAGACGACGACTGACCGCTGCTTCCACAGTCGCGCTGGTCTCTTTACAACACGGGGACTGTCCCCGATTTTTTACAACACGCGCGCTGCACTCTGCACCGATACGGCCGCGCTGGTTGCTTCGCAACGGATGGGGACTGTCCCCGAATTTTTGCAACGTTTGTGGGTCGACAAAAGGGGGGTGCGGACGCTGCAACGCCTGTCGATGCATCCGGCCAATTTTGACTTACATCAAGGATTTTAAGCACCCCCCTCCGTAACCTTGAGTCATATCAAAGCAAAGACTCCGGGGGTGTCAATTGGAACAGAACTACAACTACAAGGTCGTGAAGCAGTTCGCGATCGCGACGGTGGTGTGGGGCGTGATCGGCATGCTGGTCGGCGTGATCATCGCCGCGCAGCTGGCCTGGCCCGCACTGAATTTCGACGTGCCGTGGCTCTCTTACGGCCGCCTGCGGCCGCTGCACACGAACGGCGTGATCTTCGCGTTCGGCATCTCGGGCCTGTTCGCCACGTCGTACTACGTGGTGCAGCGCACCTGCCAGGTCCGGCTGTTCTCGGACAAGCTGGCCGCCTTTACCTTCTGGGGCTGGCAGGCGGTGATCGTGTCGGCCGTGATCACGCTGCCGATGGGCCTCACGCGCGGCAAGGAATACGCCGAGCTGGAATGGCCCATCACGATCCTGATCGCCGTCGTATGGATCGCCTACGCTATCGTCTTCTTCGGCACGATCGTCAAGCGCAAGGTCAAGCACATTTACGTGGCCAACTGGTTCTTCGGCGGCTACATCCTGGCCGTCACCTTGCTGCACGTGGTGAACGGCATGAGCATGCCGGCCACGCTGACGAAATCGTATTCGATGTACACCGGCGTGCAGGACGCGATGATCCAGTGGTGGTACGGCCATAACGCCGTGGGCTTCATCCTCACGGCCGGCTACCTGGGCATGGTGTACTACTTCATCCCGAAACAGGCCGAGCGCCCGGTGTACTCGTACCGCCTGTCGATCGTGCACTTCTGGGCGCTGATCTTCACCTATATGTGGGCCGGCCCGCACCACCTGCACTACACGGCGCTGCCCGACTGGACGCAGTCGCTGGGCATGGTGTTCTCGCTGATCCTGCTGGCACCGTCGTGGGGCGGCATGATCAACGGGATCATGACCCTCTCCGGCGCCTGGCACAAGCTGCGTACGGACCCGATCCTGAAGTTCATGATCGTCTCGCTGTCGTTCTACGGCATGGCCACCTTCGAGGGCCCGATGATGTCGATCAAGACCATCAACTCCTTGTCTCACTATACGGACTGGGGCATCGCCCACGTGCATGGCGGCGCCCTGGGCTGGGTGGGCTTCATCACGATGGGCTCGATCTACTACCTGCTGCCGCGCCTCGCCGGCCAGACGAAGATGTACAGCACCCGCCTGGTGGACCTGCACTTCTGGGTCGCCACCATCGGCGTGGTGCTCTACATCGCCGCCATGTGGATCGCCGGCGTGATGCAGGGCCTGATGTGGCGCGCGGTGAACCCGGACGGCACGCTCACCTACACCTTCGTGGAAAGCGTGAAGGCCACCTACCCGTACTACGTGGTGCGCTTCGCCGGCGGCACGCTGTACCTCGGCGGCATGGTGATCATGGCCTACAACACCTGGATGACGCTGCGCGGCCGAGAAGTGCCCGTCGCCACCATCCCGCAACTGAAAGCAGCGTGAGGAAAAAATGAAATTTTCACATGAATGGATCGAGAAAAATCCCTGGCTGCTGATCGCCCTGGTCACGCTCGTGGTATCGGTGGGCGGCGCCGTGGAAATCGTGCCCCTGTTCTTCCAGAAGTCGACGACCGAACCGGTGGCCGGCCTGGAACGCTACTCCCCGCTGCGCCTGGCGGGCCGCGACGTCTATGTACGTGAAGGCTGCTATGCCTGCCACTCGCAGATGGTGCGCCCGTTCCGCGCCGAGACCGAGCGCTATGGCCACTATTCGGTGGCCGGCGAATTCGTGTTCGACCGCCCGTTCCAGTGGGGCTCGAAGCGCACGGGCCCGGACCTGGCCCGCGTGGGCGCCCGCTACAGCGACGAATGGCACCGCACGCACCTGCGCAACCCGCGCGACGTGGTGCCCGAATCGAACATGCCCGGCTACCCGTGGCTGGCGCAGACCAGGCTGGTACCGCAGGACATCGTGCCGAAGCTGCGCGCGCTGCAGCGCCTGGGCGACGGCTACACGGACGAGGAAATCAAGGCCGCCCCGGCCACCCTCGTGGACAAGACCGAGGAGGACGCGCTGATCGCGTACCTGCAGGGCCTGGGCACGCTGATCAAATCAAGGAACTGACGTCATGAATATCGAACATATTTTCGACAGCGCCAGCAGCGTGATGACGGTGGTCTCGTTCATCACCTTCGCCGGCATCTGGGCATGGGCCTGGTCGGCCCGCAAGCAACAGGATTTCGCGCAGGCGGCGCAATTGCCGTTCATGGACGAAACGCGCGAAGAGGAGAAGCAAGATGTCTGATTTCACCAGCGATTTCTGGAACCTCTACATCGTCGTGCTGACGGTGCTGGGCATCGCCGGCTGCGGCGTGCTGCTGTACACGCAATCGGTGCACAGGGTTTCCGCCGCCGAGGTGGCCGCGGGCAAAGTGGTTGAAACTACAGGCCACGTCTGGGACGACGATCTCACCGAGTTGAACACACCGATGCCGCGCTGGTGGATGTGGCTGTTCTACCTCACGATCGTGTTCGGCGCTGCCTACCTGTTCCTCTACCCCGGCCTGGGCAGCTATGCCGGCAAGCTGGGCTGGCAATCAGCCGGGCAGTACAAGGCCGAACTGGCCAAGGCCGACAGCGAGTACGGCCCGCTGTTCGACAAGTACCGCCAGCAGGACCTGAAGGCGGTCGCCGCCGATTCGCAGGCCAGGGCGATGGGCGAGCGCCTGTTCCTCACCTATTGCGCGCAATGCCACGGCTCCGATGCCCGCGGCAACAAGGGCTTTCCGAACCTGACGGACAAGGACTGGCTGCACGGCGGCGCGCCGGACGTGATCAAGCAGACCATCATGAACGGCCGCCACGGCGTGATGCCGGCGATGGGTGCTGCCGTCGGTTCGGACAAGGACATCGAGAACGTGTCCCACTATGTGCTGAGCCTTTCCGGCAGCACGGCCGCCGATCCGATCAAGAGCGTGTTCGGCAAGGGCAAGTTCACCGCCTGCCTGGCCTGCCACGGCGCCGGCGGCACCGGCAACCAGGCGCTTGGCGCACCCAACCTGTCGGACAAGGTCTGGCTGTACGGCGGCAGCGCCGAGACGATCATGGAAACCATCCGCAACGGCCGCGACAACACGATGCCCGCGTTCGGCGACTTCCTTGGCGAAGGCAAGGTGCACGTGCTGGCTGCGTACGTGTGGGGCCTGTCCAACGAAACAAAGCATTGAAGCGATAAAGAGCCGATCATGAACGCCCCCGTGCCGGAGCAAGTCATCCGGATGTATGAAAAGCGCCAGCCGATCCACCCGCGCGAGACGGATGGCCGCTACGCGCGCCTGCGCTGGCTGTGCCTGTGGCTCACGCAGCTCGTCTACTACGGCCTGCCATGGCTCACGTGGAACGACCGCCAGGCCGTACTGTTCGACCTGGGCGCGCGCAAGTTCTACCTGTTCGGCCTGGTGCTGTGGCCGCAGGACTTCATCTACCTTGCCGCGCTGCTGATCATTTGCGCGTGGGGGCTGTTCCTGGTGACGGCGATGGCCGGCCGCGTGTGGTGCGGCTTCGCCTGCCCGCAGACCGTGTACACCTCGATCTTCCTCTGGATCGAGCGAAGGATCGAAGGTTCGCGCTCGGCGCGCATTGCGCTCGACCGGCAACGCCCGTCGGCACGCAAGCTCGGCAAGCGCACCGCCAAGCACCTGGCCTGGGGCGCCGTCGCGCTGTGGACCGGCTTCACCTTCGTCGGCTACTTCACACCCGTGCGCGAGCTGGGCACGGGCATCGCCACGCTGTCGCTGGGGCCCTGGCAAACGTTCTGGGTGCTGTTCTACGGCTTCGCCACCTACGGCAACGCCGGCTGGCTGCGCGAGCAGGTGTGCAAGTACATGTGCCCCTATGCCCGCTTCCAGAGCTCCATGTTCGACCGCGACACGCTGATCATTACCTATGACGCGAAACGGGGCGAGCCGCGCGGCAAGAAGGCAAAGGATGGCGCCTGCATCGATTGCACGATGTGCGTGCAGGTGTGCCCGACGGGCATCGATATCCGCAACGGCCTGCAATACGAATGCATCGGCTGCGCCGCCTGCGTGGATGCCTGCAACGGCGTGATGGACAAGATCGGCCAGCCGCGCGGCCTGATCCGCTACAGCACCGACCGCGCCATGGCCTGCGGGCTGTCGCCGGCGCAGGCGCAGGTGCAAGTGAGGCAGCGGGCCTTGCGGCCGCGCGTGCTGGCCTATTGCGCCGCCCTGGCAATCGTTTGCGTCGCGGTCGGCTTCGCATTGGCCACCCGCACGCCGTTGAAGATGGACGTGATTCGCGACCGCGGTTCGATGGGCCGCGAAGTGGACGGCGGCGCCATCGAGAACGTGTACCGGCTGCAGATCATGAACACTTCCGAGCAGCCGCACCGCTACCGCATCGCTGCCGCCGGCATGCCCGGACTGGCGCTGGCGACGAGCGACATGGTCGACCTGGCCGGCACCGAGACGCGCGCCGTGCCGGTGCGCGTGCAGGCTCCCCATGGCGCCGGCAAGACCGGTTCCAATGACATCACATTTACTCTGACGGCGCTGGACGATCCGGCGCTCGCGGTGGAAGAGCGCGCGGTATTCATCGTGCCGCGTTGAGGAGAAGAACATGCAAACGATGACGTTGAGCGCCACCCCGTGGTACCGCGAACGGTGGCCCTGGCTGCTGATGGCCGGCCCGGCCACGGTGCTGGTCGCCGGCTGCTACACCGGCTGGCTGGCTTTCGCCCAGCAGGATGCGCTGGTCGTCGGCGATTATTACAAGAAGGGCAAGGCGATCAACCAGGACCTGCGGCGCGATCGCGCCGCCGCCGCCCTGGAAGCGCGGGTCACACTGCGCTACGACGCCGCCCACGGTGTGCTGAAGGGCCGCCTGTCGGCGATGGAGCCGGTGCGCGGCGCCTTGCAGGTGCACCTGGCGCATGCCACCCAGCCGGCGAAGGACCTGCGCCTGCTGGTGCGGCCGGATGCCGCCGGCAACTTCGCCGTGCCGTTGCCGGCGCTCGAGCGCAGCCGGTGGACCGTGCTGGTGGAGGATGAGAAGCGGAGCTGGCGGCTGGAGGGGCAGTGGCTGTGGCCCGTGGAAGGCGAGCTGTCGATCGCGTCGAAGTGATCCGGCTGCGCTGGTGCCGCCGCTGGGGTCGGACACCGGTTGCCTCCACCGAAAACCGGAGTCTGACACTATTTTCCTGCGAAAAATAGTGTCAGACACCAAGGCATGCGCGGGCACTCATCAGGCGCAGGTTTCGGTCCCCGCCGTAATCGCCTTCAACCGCGGCAGGTCGAGCACCTCGATTTCCCGGTTCGACACTTTCAGCAAACCCTGCTTCTTGAACTTGTTGAGCAGCCGGCTGATGCTTTCGATCGTCAGCCCCAGGTAGTTGCCGATATCCTCGCGCGACATGCGCAACTGGAACGCGGTACTCGAATAGCCGCGCGCCTCGTAGCGCGAGGCCAGGTTGACGAGGAAGGCGGCGAAGCGCTGCGTGGCCTGCATATTGCCGAGCAAGAGCATCACGCTTTGCTCACGCGTGATTTCCTGGCTCATCATGCGGTGGAAGTGGCGCAGCAGGGTGGGCATGTCGACCAGCAAGTGTTCCAAGCTGACAAATGGAATCTCGCACACCTCGCTGTCTTCCAGCGCCATCGCGCTGCAATAATGCTTGTCGGTGCTGATCGCGTCCATGCCCAGCAGTTCGCCGCCCATCTGGAAGCCCGTTACCTGTTCCTCGCCGTTGGCATTGATCTGGTACGTCTTGAAATGGCCGAGCCGGATCGCGTACAGGCTCGTGAACGGGTCGCCGATGCGGAACAGGTTCTCGCCCTTTTGCACCTTGCGGCGGCGGCCGATGATCTTGTCCAGCTTGTCCATATCGCCCATGTCCAGGCCCATCGGCAGGCACAGCTGGTGCATGCTGCACGTCGAGCAGCGCGCCTTCAGGTTCTCGATGGTCACGCCGGGCAGTGTCAAGGAAGGGAGCTCGTGCATCATCGTCATGGTCCGGTTATGGTTGACCGCCAGTGTACCGGCTATGCGCGGGATCGACAAAAACTTGCATGTAGCGTGCCCTTCCGCACAGTTTGCAATTCATCGGGCGGCGCATAGTATCCCCATAAAAGCAAAGCAGGGGGGAGACGTGCGCCCGCTCGGTATCAAGGCGAAAGTCGCACTGGCCACGACCATCACGTCCATCTTGATGATCGCGCTGGTCACCGTGCTGCAGGCCCAGCGCATGCAGCACGACTTCACGCGCGTGCTGTTCGCCCAGCAGGACGCGCTGATCGCACGCACCGCCCTCGAGCTGGATGAGAAGATGGTGCTGCTGCGCGACATCGTGGCCGAGTCGGCGCGCTGGCAGCCGCGTGACATCTGCAATGATCCGCCGGCCCTGCGCGCGTACTACGATTACCGGGCCGTGCTGCGCCTGTTCGACGATGTCCTGGTCGTCAGCCCGGCCGGCGCGATCGTGGCCGACATTCCCGCGCTGCCTGGCCGCCCCGGCATCAGCGTGGCCGACCGCGCGTATTTCCAGCGCGTGCTGCGGGAGAAGAGCCCGCTGATCGCCGAACCGGTCATCGGCAAG contains:
- a CDS encoding methyl-accepting chemotaxis protein, whose amino-acid sequence is MRKNLPVTNREVELDDEHAIVSKTDLDGNIVYVNPYFIEVSGFTEEELIGAPQNIVRHPDMPAEAFADLWASIRAGMPWTGIVKNRCKNGDHYWVKANITPVREQGRTIGYMSVRTRPSREQVAEAAAAYAALRDGSRELSIRHGQVIRRGLPHLLARLSHVSLGMRIWLSTSVVNVLLLGVCLASLFADENSAIARNGIFAATFVGLLINVFLWYTLRAGMLQPLARALDGARAIAAGDLSGSFDTHSTDEVGQLLRALQQMNSNLIATIGDVRVNVETMAVATRQIAAGNQDLSGRTEAQAASLEETASSVDEFSSTVKANADNSHQASELAVAASQVAEEGGQIVAEVIATMDEINASSKRIVDIIGLIEGIAFQTNILALNAAVEAARAGEQGRGFAVVASEVRNLAQRSSAAAKDIKGLIDASVGKVGTGMERAHRAGATMEHVVSSVRQVTTIMQEISTASHEQSLGVDQVNKAIAHMDEVTQQNAALVEEAAAAASSLADEARGLTNAVSLFKIGKRNQPRKERPGRAPSHDGKHPVQRLAA
- the hemN gene encoding oxygen-independent coproporphyrinogen III oxidase translates to MNTMPSVQFDADIINKLSMSGPRYTSYPTADRFTAGFGYGNFLEAVAGLTYRGGRRPLSLYIHVPFCDRLCYYCACNKIITKDRSKAATYLGYLKQETAMQGKLFAGMNRVEQLHFGGGTPTYFSDRQMDELMAHLRRHFEFAPDQEGEYSIEIDPRTVDARRIHTLRAQGFNRVSLGVQDFDPDVQKAVNRIQPYEETMAVVNAARDARFRSISVDLIYGLPKQTMQTMEQTLSKIIVANPDRIALYNYAHMPHLFKPQRRILEADLPAPAVKLDMLALCISRLTAAGYVYIGMDHFAKPEDDLAVAQRQGRLHRNFQGYSTHAEMDLVACGVSAISAVNGTYSQNEKTLDEYYARLDGGKLPIARGYRLDNDDLLRRLVIQRLMCNFELSVASVGQGMAVPFRDYFASELKELQAFVADGLVTFEDDWISVTPKGRLLIRNICMVFDRHLRQARQQAAAAPVAAQPLRYSRTI
- a CDS encoding sulfite exporter TauE/SafE family protein, whose translation is MMGLNLLPVLAVGLAGSVHCVGMCGGIVGALSATAPRRTIPIVPAAPALPMAAAFDGTARVLTYNAGRIASYMMAGALAGGFVNGAGALALAAHWQGVAYLLANAMLVALGLYLMNAWHGLLRVEAAGNRLWRRLLPAMKYLLPADTLPKAFALGVLWGWVPCGMVYSVLLTALLSGSAARGAAVMFAFGLGTLPMLLGLGMAGARLRQAMQHPAVRTACGAMVLGFGVLGLARHASGLSHGWLDVLCLAVPA
- a CDS encoding heavy metal translocating P-type ATPase codes for the protein MNAVLKPQCFHCGLPVPAASDWHVTIGGERRDMCCPGCAAVAQTIVDIGQESYYSERTGFAATAEEADLVPPELRLYDADPRYIAGGDGAEKEAVLLVEGIRCAACVWLIERRLLALPGVSVASLNVSTERLTVRWHPDSVQISAILQALRSIGYSAWPYDTARHEEHLRKAGRTLGRQLFVAGLSMMQVMMYVAPAYLADDGTLDADMAALMRWASLLLTIPAVLYSAQPFFKGAWAGLRARALGMDVPVALGIAAAFGGSVVATVRGSGDVYFDSVTMFVFLLLASRWLELHARRKAAGALERMRHALPASATRFAGWPACGATNVVSAAALVPGDHVFVRTGEAFAADGVIAEGRTSVDLSLLTGESAPQARGPGEHVPGGAINAGPAVVLLVMQPAEHSTLSGLLKLVEAAGGAKPRIAQWADRVASRFTAALLLFALLAFVAWQFIDPARAWPVAIAVLVVSCPCALSLATPSALAAATDALLGKGMLVMQPHVLETLHRATHVVFDKTGTLTTGRPAVQSEHVYGDADRNACIAIAAALEEGSLHPIGRAIAALNEELAQMHGWHAAGLAETPGKGLEGTVQGKRYRLGNGTFVAELAGSAVPPALPDRTAVYLGTEGRWLACFTITDPLRADAKATIDHFRAQGKQVVLLSGDRQVLADAVAAQLGIARALGDCLPAHKLDYVQALQRKGAVVAMVGDGINDAAVLAAADVSFAMGTGAALAQVHADTVLLHGQLGLVADTAATASATMRVIRQNLAWASIYNTLAIPAAALGLLGPWLSGVGMAASSALVILNALRLRWR
- the ccoS gene encoding cbb3-type cytochrome oxidase assembly protein CcoS, which gives rise to MESLYLLVPLSIALVFGAIWIFFKASDDGQFDDLEGPALRILQDDD